The following is a genomic window from Theobroma cacao cultivar B97-61/B2 chromosome 10, Criollo_cocoa_genome_V2, whole genome shotgun sequence.
aacacatTTATCTTTTGAGGGCTAAAAGAAATTCACCATATTTAAATTGTACTAGGTCACTAAGTAATTAATAGTAGGAGGGGTTAGCTGCAAAATTACATGTTCCCATCCTCTTGACTTCGAGTTAGCTTCTTTATCATAGCaattaatgtttattttaGTTTAGTCATTTTTAACcgtattattaaataattgtaATTCGCCCCACAATTAATCTTTACAGTAGTTGTCCGTTTAAAAGTGTGGACACTTGCGTTAAtataaggaaataaaatgaagttaaggTCGGAAAACTAGAAAGTCGAAGTGGGGACCGGGCAAAAGTTTCTCCATGCGCATTTATTTCCTTAACATAGTTTTGGTTTTAGAATAAGACGATGATATAAGTCTCAACCCAACTACCTTTCAGCTTTACCACTTGGTTTATGGTCCCAACAACGTTAATTGGGCGCATATCATCGGCAATGTAAGCTacaaaagatattttatatGGATTTTGGCTCTATAAAACCTTGAACATCAAGAGGAACTACCATCATCTTCGCTgcctataaaaaaaattaaaaaaaaaaaaaacagcgGAAAAGGAGCCATGGAATTGCTAATGTTGCTTGCCAAGGTTACGGGCACCGTCCTGTTGCTTGGATTTAGCAGTATGTTTGTTCGCCTGTTTGATGCTCTGGTGTTGACGCCAAAAAGGATTCATTCCCAGCTCGAAAAGCAAGAAATCAGGGATAATCTACCATCTTTCTTGCCTGGAAACTTTCAGGTTCCGAAGAAGACGCAGCATAAAAGAAAACAGGTAAAAATTAACCCACAATAGTTCCTTAATTCCCTTTATGTCTTTCCGTACTTGGAGCGATGGATTGGAGAGAACGATTGGATGTGCTTTGACATTTAATTGTATTTAACTTCTGATATCTGTATTTGTCTTTCAGGTTCAACACATATGTTTCCACCAGGGAAAATACAGATTTTGCAGAGGAACCATCCGGATATGGCCAAATATTGGCAGTACACCAGAGGACGATTCTGGTCCGTATGTGAGATGATTCTCAGTTGGTTCTCTTTTCCATGGAGTCTTATTTCAATGTTCATGGCAGGTTGATGATCCATTTGTTGaaagatgatttttttttttttactctttattGTTGTAAGGCTGAAGCTTTCGTGCAAGCTTCTTCCCTAATAAGGTAGCATGGCTTTTTCTAGTGGTTGGTGATTCATGCACTCTATCCTTTTATTAACAAATTTGTGGTTTTCGATAggttgagagagagagagattgagTAATACATTTCACGTTTCATTCTAGTATATACAATTAATTAAGCTAAATTTTAACATCCAGTTCAACAGAAAGCAC
Proteins encoded in this region:
- the LOC18586662 gene encoding uncharacterized protein LOC18586662; the encoded protein is MELLMLLAKVTGTVLLLGFSSMFVRLFDALVLTPKRIHSQLEKQEIRDNLPSFLPGNFQVPKKTQHKRKQVQHICFHQGKYRFCRGTIRIWPNIGSTPEDDSGPYVR